Proteins from a single region of Chrysiogenia bacterium:
- the aroE gene encoding shikimate dehydrogenase yields the protein MTQPPLTAQTALYAVLGDPVEHSLSPVFQNAALEAGGVDARYVALRMSAEELPDFLKGIRHSNIKGFNATIPHKEALVKLCDKLSKEAQLIGAVNTVSIKAGKLHGDNTDGVGFLESLFEEAKFDPKGKKVCLLGAGGSARAIGYSLAKAGASQIVIANRTAPKARALADELGAKVKKTKFSASSHRSSELSRAVEGADLLVNATSVGLGGRGIISLPWGVLPKPALIADIVYEPRLTPLLTEAKRRKYKILGGLGMLVHQGALSYEIWTGTKPDVAKMRKAADKALRDREG from the coding sequence ATGACTCAGCCCCCCCTCACTGCCCAGACGGCGCTCTACGCCGTGCTTGGCGATCCAGTAGAACACTCCCTCTCGCCCGTTTTCCAGAACGCCGCGCTTGAAGCCGGCGGCGTGGATGCGCGCTACGTGGCGCTCCGGATGAGCGCCGAGGAGCTGCCCGATTTCCTCAAGGGAATCCGGCATTCGAACATCAAGGGTTTCAACGCGACCATTCCCCACAAGGAAGCGCTCGTGAAGCTCTGCGACAAGCTCTCGAAGGAAGCCCAGCTCATCGGCGCGGTCAACACCGTTTCGATCAAGGCGGGCAAGCTCCACGGTGACAACACCGACGGCGTGGGATTCCTCGAAAGCCTCTTCGAAGAAGCCAAGTTCGACCCCAAGGGCAAGAAGGTCTGCCTGCTCGGCGCGGGCGGCTCGGCCCGGGCGATCGGTTATTCGCTCGCCAAGGCCGGCGCCTCGCAGATTGTCATCGCCAACCGCACCGCCCCGAAGGCCCGCGCCCTGGCCGACGAACTGGGGGCAAAGGTGAAGAAGACCAAGTTCAGCGCCAGCTCCCACCGGAGCAGCGAGCTCTCGCGCGCCGTGGAGGGGGCCGACCTGCTGGTCAACGCCACCTCGGTCGGACTCGGCGGTCGGGGAATTATTTCCCTGCCCTGGGGGGTACTTCCCAAGCCGGCGCTCATTGCCGACATCGTCTACGAGCCGCGTCTCACGCCGCTGCTCACCGAGGCCAAGCGCCGCAAATACAAGATCCTCGGCGGTCTGGGGATGCTGGTCCATCAGGGCGCGCTGTCCTATGAAATCTGGACGGGGACCAAGCCCGACGTGGCGAAGATGCGCAAGGCAGCCGACAAGGCGCTGCGCGATCGTGAGGGCTGA